The segment ggggacagggagcTTTCCTATGGGGCTGTTCATCTCTGGATGGGGAGGGGGACCAGGATGGACTCcgtgggaatggggatggaaaCGGGGAGAGGGCCAGGCCCTATAGGGACAGCGCCGTGCTTTGcggatggggacagggatggctGCCACGGGGATAGGAGAGAGACAGGGAGAGCCCCATTGGGGACAGGGCTGGGGAGAGGGATGTGCTGCCCGGGATGGGGACGGGGGTGTCCCAATGGGGAGCAGACGGGGCCGGTATCGCCCTGCCGTGATGGGGATGCGGACAGAGAGCGGCCCGGCGGGGACACGGACGGGAAAagggtcggggggggggggggggcggcgcGGGGATGGGGTCAGCGCGGGGGAGCCCCGGGAGCCGCCCGCCCCGCACTCACcggcggccgggccgggccagTTCCGGTGCCGGTACCGGGGCCAGCGGGCAGGATGCGGGACGGAGCGGGGCTGAGCCGGGAGCGGGCGGGGGGACAGGAAGTGAGCGGGGCACCGCGCCTGCGCACTGCGGCACTGACACCTCGGGGGCGAGTGGGAGTGGGCGGGGCCACGGGAAGTGGGTGTGGCCAAGGTGGGGGAGTGGGCGGGGCGGGGTCGGTGAGGGCGGGGCCAGTGGGCGGGGCCAGAGCGGGTGGGGGCGGGGGCACGGGGCGCGGTCACAGCAGCTCGGGGCCGCGCGTGGCGTCCAGTGTGCCGGCGGCGTCGGGCGGCCCCGGTGTGTCTGTGTGCCCCGGTGTGTCCGTGTGTCCCGGTGTGTCCGTGTGTCCCTGTCTGTCCGTGTGTCCCGGTGTGTCCGTGTGTCCCTGTCTGTCCGTGTGCCCCGGTGTGTCCGTGTGTCCCGGTGTGTCCGTGTGCCCCGGTGTGTCCGTGTGCCCCGGTCTGTCCGTGTATCCCTGTCTGTCCGTGTGTCCCGGTGTGTCCGTGTGTCCCGGTGTGTCCGTGTGTCCCGGTGTGTCCGTGTGCCCCTGCACCGCCGCGGTCATTGGGGTGCCGTCCCGTGCTCTGTCCCGGTGTGCCCGGCAGCACGGCCACATGGCGCTGGCAGCTCTGGCTGCGCGGTGCCCCATGCTGGTGCCCAGCAGCAGGTAGAGGTAGGGGTTGATGCAGCTGCCGGCGTGGAAGGCCAGTCCCAGCGCGTACAGCCAGCGGGCTCCGTGCTGTGGGAAGGCCCGGCCGAGCAGCCGCACCAGCTGGAAGGGCAGGTTGACCGCCAGGTACGCGCCCAGCGTGGCCGCCACCAGCCGCCGGAACCCCGCGGGCGGCCCCCCGCCCCCCAGCCGCCTCCGCCgcgccgccgccaccgccgcgGGCACGGcgtggcacagcagcagcacggcggcgggcagcagcagcccctccaCGGCCGCCTCCATCCAGCCCACGGCGCTCTCCCACGCCCCGCGCTCCCTGCGGCACACCACCAGCCCCGGGAGCACCGGCCACGCCTGCGCCAGCGCCGCGTTGGGAGCGCTGCACGCCGCCGCCGCCAGCCAGGccgccccgcacagccccgACGGCCACCGGGCCGGGCGCCGGCAGCGGTACCACAGCGGAGCCAGCAGCATCGCGCAGCGGTCCAGGCTGACGGcggccaggagcagcagcccgGCGTAGTACGCCAGGTCCAGCAGGAAGCGGTGCAGGCGGCACGGCGCGGTGCCCAGAGGCCAGCGGTGCCCGTGAGCCGCCGTCCACACCTGCAGCGTGCCGTTGGCCAGCAGGAGGAAGTCGGCGGCCGCCACGTTGAAGATGAAGGCGGCCAGACCGCGGCAGCGCAGCCGCCGACCCGTCAGCCAAAGCACCGCCGCGTTGGccggcagccccagcagcacgaacagcagcagcagctgcgCGTCCCAGCGCAGGGACGGGGTCGGCTGTGGGGCGGGAGAGGGTGGGTAcggggatggggatgatgaCGGGTATAGGAACCAGGATGGAGGGAGCGAGGCGGCGTCTTCCATCTCCGCCGTCGGAGCGCACAGGGCGGCGGCTCTGGGACACCTGTCGGCACAGCACCGTCGTGTCGTGTCCCGTCCCACGTCTCTCCCGTTACACCCCATCCCCCCACTCCGTCACTACCAGTCTCACCACATCCCCCTTTGGCACTGCCCAGCCCTTTGGATGTCCCCGTTGTGCCCATCCCGTTGCTCCTCGTCCCGTTGCATCCCTCCCATAGCTCACTTCTTTGGATCCCTCCCATAACTTCCCATTCCTTCGGATGCCCCGGTTGTGCCCGTCCCGTAACTCCCCATCCCATTACATCTCCCTTGTTGTTCCCCATCACGCTGCATTCTCCCTCATAgctccccatcccacagctcccCTTCCCTCCAGATCTCCCCACTACGCGCATCTCCTCAGCCCCCATCTCATTTTATCCTCTTTGCTCTATTTATTCCTTTGGATACAACTCCCCATCCCATTATCTCTGCCACGTTGCTTTCCATCTCATAGCTCCCCATCCCGTTGCATCCCCAACATTGCTCCCCATTATTTGAATTCCAACCATAGCTCCCCCGTCCCCTTGCAGCCCTCCATGGTTCCCCACCCCATAGTTCCCATCCCTTTGGAGCCctccccattgctccccatcCCACTGTCCCACtctccccctccatcccccatGGCCCCCCTCTTGCCTCTCTCTTTCCCcactctgccccacagcataaccctccctgccccatagtTCAGGCCAATAGATAACGTATGACCTACTGTAACAGCAGTGTGGGTGCAGGCTTGCACTGGGGTGCTCCTGGGCAGCCCTATATgtggggatgggtgggaggGCTCCTCTGTGGCAGTGACACCTCGATCTATTTTCCGGGTGGCGGGGGGTATGACAACAggaagctgctgccaggcagggtGGAAGTGGCTCCGTTATCTCTGGTAGGGATGGTTGCCCATCCCCCCAGCACAATTCCCCCTCCCTGGGTGCTGGTACTATAGGACGGCCTCTGTGGGCTCCCAGCACCGGGGCTGGGTGTCTCTGGGTAGATGGACCCTCCTGGGGTGGCCGTGTTGGGGACATGGGCACGGGGTTCCCACGATGGCATCTCCTTGCCAGGCTTCTGCCTGCATCTGCTGAGCTGGGGCGATGCTATCGCGGGGACACGAGGACGAGGGGGGGTGGGACGTGCTGTGCTGCCCACTGTCAcgctgtctgtgctgcagccaggaggTGCTTGGGGGGGTCGGATGTGGGGATGCAGGAACGTGGGCACAGGAGAATGGTTACCAACAGGTGTCTGGGATGGAGCCTCGAGGTGCTGGAGTCGCCTTGGTGTGAGTGTGGGGAGGTGGGCAGCCCATGTGTGAAGGCGCAGTGGGTGGCTGGTTTCCTGCCACGGTAATCACTGCTAATTGGCTTTGCCCTCccctggggggtggggggggggcaggtaAGAGGATTTCCTGGCCTCCTTCTTAAGAGCTGGTtgacccccagccctgctcctgctaCCACCACCAACTCCCGGCCCCATGCCACG is part of the Coturnix japonica isolate 7356 chromosome 5, Coturnix japonica 2.1, whole genome shotgun sequence genome and harbors:
- the GPR152 gene encoding probable G-protein coupled receptor 152 gives rise to the protein MGCNGRDVGRDTTRRCCADRCPRAAALCAPTAEMEDAASLPPSWFLYPSSSPSPYPPSPAPQPTPSLRWDAQLLLLFVLLGLPANAAVLWLTGRRLRCRGLAAFIFNVAAADFLLLANGTLQVWTAAHGHRWPLGTAPCRLHRFLLDLAYYAGLLLLAAVSLDRCAMLLAPLWYRCRRPARWPSGLCGAAWLAAAACSAPNAALAQAWPVLPGLVVCRRERGAWESAVGWMEAAVEGLLLPAAVLLLCHAVPAAVAAARRRRLGGGGPPAGFRRLVAATLGAYLAVNLPFQLVRLLGRAFPQHGARWLYALGLAFHAGSCINPYLYLLLGTSMGHRAARAASAMWPCCRAHRDRARDGTPMTAAVQGHTDTPGHTDTPGHTDTPGHTDRQGYTDRPGHTDTPGHTDTPGHTDTPGHTDRQGHTDTPGHTDRQGHTDTPGHTDTPGHTDTPGPPDAAGTLDATRGPELL